The DNA sequence GATCGCCCTGGCCGGGATGCACGGGCCGGCACTGGCGGGCCGCATCGGTGCGACAGTACGCGATGCCGCCACCGGCCATCAGGCCTGCCGTGACCAGCAGTGGGATCACCGGCACCGAGAACGCGAGCAGGGCGGACAGCAGCAGCGGTCCGCCGACGAAGATGAGCTCCACCGAGGTGGCGTCCAACGCGAAGGCGACCCGCCGCGAGGCAGGGTCGGGGAAGACCACCCGCCAGGCCGCCCGCATGGCCGGGCTCATCGGCGGAAAGCTGAGTCCGGCCAGGGCGGCCAGCACGACGAGCAGCGCGATCGGACCGCCGAGGACGGTGGCCAGTGCCAAGGACACCAGCAGCGTCGCGCTGGCGGTCGACGTCGGCAGCAGCACTCTGGTCTGGCCGAACCGGTCCATCAGCCGACCCCAGACGGGGGTGCCGGCAGCGGAACCGACCGCGAACGCACCGGTCACCAGACCCGCGATGCTGTAGGCGCCACGCTCCTGCTGGACCAGCAGCAGGATTCCGATCGGTGCCATCGCGATCGGCAGCCGGGCGATGGTGGCGGCGATGAACGGCCGTGCGGCCGGGCCGTACCGAAGAAGCCGCAGGTAGGCGCGAACGCCGGTACCGATCACATCGCCGCCCACCAGAACGCTCCGTTCACCACAAGCCGTGACTCGGTCCGGTGACGTTGTGCCGCTCTTCCGGACCATGAGCCACCGATGCTATCGCCCACCAGCGTGCCGGAGGTGCACCGCTCACCTGTGCACACCCTCGACCGGGCGCCGCTCCTCCCGCGCACCGGACGCTGCGCGAGCCGGCGCGTCAGTACGACCCAGCCGCAGATCGAGACGGCGCAGCCACTGGGCGTTCAACGCCACGACGACGGTGGAGAGCGACATCAGCATGGCTCCGACGGCCATCGGCAGGACGAACCCGACCGGGGCCAACACACCCGCGGCCAACGGGACGGCCACCAGGTTGTACCCGGCAGCCCACCACAGGTTCTGCTTCATCTTGCGATAGCTGGCATGCGACAGGTCCAGGACCGAGAGCACCGATCTAGGGTCGTCACTGGCCAGGACGACGCCTGCGGAAGCGATGGCGACGTCGGTGCCGGCGCCGATCGCGATCCCGACATCCGCCTGGGCCAGCGCGGGAGCGTCGTTCACCCCGTCACCCACCATTGCCACGGTGGTCCCGGAGCGTTGCAGCTCGGCCACCTTGGCGCCCTTGTCCTCGGGACGCACCTGGGCGAACACGAGGTCGATGTCCAGCTCCGCCGCGACGGCCCGGGCCACCTGCTCGGCGTCACCGGTGATCATGGCCACCTGGAGGCCGCGCTGGTGGAGCTGTCTGACCGCCTGCCGCGACTCCTCCCGCACCTCGTCGGCCAGGCCGAGTGCACCGACCACCCGGTCCTCCTCCAGCAGGTGCAGGATGATGGCGCCGTCAGCCTTCCATCGCTCGCTGTCCGGCAGCGGGGCCAGGTCGGCCGACTCCAGCAGTCGCGGGCCGCCGATCCGGTACGTGCTGCCCTCGACGCTCGCTCGGACCCCCAGCCCGGCCCGGGCCGAGAAGTCCTCGGCTTTGGGGATGGCCAGCCGACGCCGAGTCGCCTCGGCGACGATCGCCCGCGCGAGCGGATGCTCGGAGTCGCTCTCGACCGCGGCCGCCACCGCCAGTAGCCGATCCGGGTCCCAACCTTCGCTCGTAGCGACCCTGGTGACGGCCGGCTCCCCCTTGGTCAGGGTTCCGGTCTTGTCGAACAGCACCGCCCCGACCGTGCGCATCTGCTCCAGGGCCATCCTGTCCTTGATCAGCACACCGGCCTTGGCGGCCCGTTCGGTGCTGATCGCGACGACCAGCGGAATCGCCAGGCCCAGGGCGTGCGGGCAGGCGATCACCAGCACGGTGATGGTGCGGATCAGCGCACTCTCCGGGCTGCCGACCAGGAGCCAGACGGTCAGGGTGACCGCGGCCGCGACCAGGGCGTACCAGAAGAGCCATGCCGCGGCCCGGTCGGCGAGTCGCTGGGCCCGTGACGACGAGCTCTGCGCCTGAGCCACTAGCCGTTGGATCCCGGCCAGGGCGGTGGCATCGCCGACAGCGGTGACCCGCACCCGGAGAGCCGAGTCGGTGGAGACGGTGCCGGCGACCACGGTGTCGCCGCGACCGCGGTGCACCGGGAGGGACTCGCCGCTGATCATGGACTCGTCCACCTCCGCACTGCCCTCGACGATCTCGCCGTCGGCCGGGACCCGCCCCCCGGGCCGGATGACCACCACGTCTCCCAGCTGCAGATCGGCCGGCGCGACGGTGATCAGCTCGTCGCCGTCGAGCTTCTCGGCCTCATCAGGCAACAGGGCCGCAAGCGAGTCCAGCGCCGAGGTGGTCTGCGCCAGCGCCCGCATCTCGATCCAGTGACCGAGCAGCATGATCACCACCAGCAGAGCCAGCTCCCACCAGAAGTTCAGCTCGTGGTGCAGCATCCCCAGGCTGGCGCCCCAGGACGAGACGAAGGCGACGGTGATGGCCAGCGAGATCAGGAGCATCATCCCCGGCCGGCGGTTCCGCAGCTCCTCCAGTGCGCCAGCCAGAAAGGGGCGACCTCCGACCAGGAAGATGCCACTGCCGAGGATGGGGGCGATCCAGTCGAGTGCTGCGTTGGCGGGCAGCGGGTAGCCGACCAACGCGGCGAACATCGGGTTCAGGAACACCACCGGCACCGCCAGCACCAGCATGACCCAGAACAGCCGTCGGAACTGGGCCACGTGGTCGGCGTGGTCGTGGTGCTGGTGCTGACCGTGCGCGGCCAGCTGCTCATGCTGTGCGTTCATGTCTCGGATCATATACCCCATGGGGGTATGCAACAAGAGCGGTGAGGGGTTGGTTTTGTGCCCTTCGACGGGCTCAGGGCGCGGGGATCCCAGCTCAGGGCGCGGCCCTTCGACCGGCTCAGGGCGCGGGATCAGAGCTCAGGGCACGGCCCCGAAAGCGCCGAACGGCCAGGAGCCGCAGGGAATGCCTGCTGCTCCTGGCCGCGTGGATGACCTGGTCTGTACCTCTCGCGACTACTGCGGTCCCGGACCGTAGTCGGGGATGGGCAGCCGGACGCCGCCCTGCAGTGCCGACTCCATGGCGATGATGCCGGGCATGGTGAACCGCGCCGCAGTCCAGGCGTTCACCGGCGGCTGCTTGCCGGTGGTCACGGCGCGGACGAAGTCGTCGGCCAGGAAGTGGTGTGATCCCTCATGGCCGTTCTTCGCCCCTTCGAACTCCTTCGGCAGCCGGCTGCGGTCGTGAACCTTGGCGGTCCCCGACCGGAAGCTGTGCACCAGCGCGGGATCGATTCCGGCCAGGTCGTCGGGATCCGAGGCGGCCTGCCCTTCGGTGGTGTGGAAGAGGTCGCTGATGTCCCTGATGCCGGTGCGGTCGCTGTAGGCGGCGCCGGTCGAGGTCTGCTCCATCACTGCGTCGGTGCCGTAGAACCGGAACCGGGACTCGTGGATGCCGCCCGGATGGCCGACCCGACGGAACTCGTTGGTCCGCATGATGCCGCCGTCGGCGAGCTCGAAGTGGGCGCTCATGTTGGAGAAGTCATTGTTGAACATGGACACCTCCTTGTCGAACACGCCGTCACCGCGGTCGTCGACGACGCCGATGCAGCTCACGCTGACGGCGTGGCTTGGCACAGCGCCGAGCACTCCACCGACGGCATGGGTCGGGTAGAGCATGGGAGGGTAGCTGGCCGTCTTCTTCCAGTCCTCACCGCCGCTGTACTGGTACGCGGCGTAGAAGCCGTTGTCCATGTCATGGACGTAGTCACCCTCGGAGTAGAACACCCGACCGAAGTCGCCCGCGGCGATCCGCTCCCGGGCCCAGACCACCGCCGGGTTGTAGTAGCTGGTCTCCCCCATCATGTAGATGAGGCCGGTCTCCTCCACCTTGGCGATGATCTTCTCGATCTCGTCCTGCCGCATCGACATCGGCACCGCCGAGTAGACGTTCTTGCCGGCATCGAGGGCCTTGAGCACGTGCTCGCCGTGGCTCCAGCGCTGGGTCATCACCGCCACCGAGTCGACGTCCGAGGCGAGCAGCTCGTCCAGGTCGGCGAAGGTGCCGGCCATGTTGTACTTCTGGCGGTGCTGCTCGGCGCGCTCGGGCAGCACGTCGGTGGCGTACACAGCCTCCACATCGGGATGGAGCTGCCACAGCGCGATGAAACTTCCGGCGAACTGTCCGGTGCCTACGACGCCGATCTTCATAGTGGTCCCTTTGCTGGGTTGGGGATTGGGTTTGCTTCGCCGCAAAGCATAGCGACGGTCACCGCCGACGCGTGAGCCCTGTTTCAGCAGGTGGAGGCGCACCGGCGGCGACAGTACGTGTGCGAGGACGCACTTCGCACACCGTGGTCGCACCTCACCCATGGTCGACCTTGTGCGAGGACGACGTTCCTGCGCGAAGTGGCCGGGAGTCAGCCGAGGTGCAGGGTGCCGCCGTTGGCTCGGAAGGTCAGCGGTGGCTGTCCGTACTGCCGGCGAAAGGCGGTGCTGAAGGGGCGGACCTCCGGGTAGCCGCAGCGCCTGGCCACCTCCGTCACTGTCGAGGACGAGTCCAGCAGCAGCTGGGCGGCTCGCTCCAGCCGGAGCCGACGCAGCGTGGCCATCACAGACACCCCCGTCTGCTGGCTGAACAGCCGCTCCGCGTGCCGCTCCGACAGATGCACCTCCGCGGCCACATCGCGTACGGTGATCGGCCGGCTCAGGTTGTCCAGCAGATAGCGTTCCATCGCCGCGACCACGAACGACCGCCGGTCGCTCCTGGTCCGGTCGACCTCAAGATCATCTTCGGCGGTGAAGGCGCGGGCGGTCTGGATGACCAGGGCCGCACCGAGCGCCTGGAGCATGGGCTGGTGCCCCGATCGCGGACTGCGCGCCTCGTCGGCCAAGGCGGCGACCACCGCCGACAGGGTGCCGGTGTCAACCGACACCAGGGGCCGGTCCGTACGGGTCAGCCCGCTCCACCAGCCCGGCTGCGAGGGGCTGCTGCCCCGCTGCGGAGTACAGGTGAACCCCCAGAACGCGATACCGAGAGGGTCGCTGCGGCTGGAGATGATCTCGTGCACGTCACCGGGGCGGGCCAGGAAGACCGAGCCGGCCCCGACGTCATGGTGCTGGTCAGCGACAGCGAACGAGCCCTCGCCCGCGTAGCCGAGACAGACCTCGAAGAACGAGTGGGTGTGGGAGTAGTTGCGCCAGTAGACCGGCCGGAAGAAACCCCAGCTGAGGAAGTCGACACCGAAGCCGTCGACCTCGCAGGACTCGAGCCGCCCTGCGAGGTCGACGATGGCTCCGGCGCCGGAGACCAGGTCCAGCCTCAAACGTTGCCCCTTCGACCGGTCGGGTCGATGCCGGCGAGCATCATGCCCTGGCCGAGAGAGTGGTTGTGGGCATCGGTCAGCGGCGGGTCGGCCGGGTCGCGGAACTGCACCAGCCAGGTGGTGCGGGCCTCGTTGCTGACGTTGACCCCGGACCCGTGCACCGTGAGATAGCTGAAGAACAGCACGTCACCGGCCTCGGCCGGCTGCGGCACCGAGTCGGAGAACGGGACATCGGTGAGGTGGAAGCTGCCGGCCGGGTCATGCTCGCGCGGGCCGGCGAGGTGGCTGCCGGGCACGATTCGGACGCAGCCCTTCTCCAGCGGTGCGTCGTCGAAGTGGAAGATGGCCGCGGCGACCCGATGGTAGGTGTGCGGGAAGAACGGGTGGTCCTGGTGCAACGGGAACGGCGAGCCGTTCTCCGGCGGCTTGACGAACAGCTTCGTGTGGTGGAGCTGCACATTGGGCACGCCCAGCACGGCCGAGGCGACGTCGGTGAAGCGCGGGTCGACCAGCAGCCGCGAGTAGGCCGCGTCGTAGAACTGCGCGTCATGCAGATGCTTCAGCTGGGTGGCCTGGCCCATCGCCACCTCGGCGGCGGCTCCCCAGGTCGGATCGTCGTTGCGGTTCAGCATCGTCAGCAGGTCATGGCTGTGGGTCCGATAGTCCGCGGCCTCCTTCTTGCTGAGCAGGCCCTTGGCCAGCACGAATCCTTGCTGCTGGTACTCCAGCGCGTACTGTTCCAGCTGCGATGTTGCCAGGGTGGTCATCTGACTTCCTTCAGTGTCGACATGGATGACGTTCGGTCGCTGTCCAATCTAGGAAATACCCTGCGGGGACTGGAAGGACCGTAGCGGACGCAGATGTTCGCAGGACGGACATCTGCGTCCGAGTGTGGCCCTCAGACACTAGCTCGAAAGCGCGCCCGGTAGCTCGTCGGGCTGATCCCGTAGGCCTGCCTGAACCGGCGACTGGCGTAGTTGGCATCGGGCCAGCCGACGCGCTGGCCGATGTCGGTGACCGTACGGTCTGTCTGGATCAGCAGGACGGCGGCAAGCTCCGCCCGCACCTTGGCCAGCCAGGCCATCGGCGACGCTCCCAGCTGGGCGGTGAAGCGGCGGTGCAGGTGCGACACGGACACGTTCAGCTGAGTCGCCAGGACCGGCATCGACCAGGCAGCGGCCGGGTCGTCGGTCATCAGCTGGATCGCCCGGCGCACGATCGGCGAGATTGCAGCCGCGTGCCGGCCGCTGCTGAAGGTCAGACCGGCCAGCTCGCCCAGCGCGCATCCGAGCAGGCCGAGAGCCACGATGACTGAGGCCGCACCGGGCTCGGCCGGTCGGCGTTGCAGCTCGGCCAGCCAGCCGACCGTGCGGGCCAGCGCGTCCGCACCCAGCTGGTCGACCGAGGTCCCACCCTGGAGCAGGAACCGCGCCAGGTCGGGGAAGTCGAGCAGCCAGATCAGCTCCCGCCGCAGCAGCTCCGGGCCCAGATAGACGTTGATGATGTCGGCCCGGACGCAGTCGGTGTAACCGTGCCAGGCGCCAGGTCGCATCACCAGCACGGTCCCGGGCTTGAGCTGTTGCCGGCCGGCGCGGGTCACGTGCACCGCCGCCCCAGAGCCCAACACGGCCAGCTCGAGGAAGTCGTGGCTGTGCGTGGGGACCTCGCCATCGACCCGGTAGCGGTCGGCGGCGACGGGGTAGCCGGCAGCTCCGAACACCTCCGTACGGGTGAACTTGTCCATCTGTCGCGCCGTCCGTGATCTTGAAGAGTGCAGGATCGTGCTAGTTGACGTCATCCGAAGTCTAGTCTCCGTCGACCAACCGAGGCGACGATGGGACGGTGCTGGCCGCCGGCCGGACGACGCCCGACCACCCAACCGAGGATCAGACGATGACCACCACCTCCGTTCCGACGATCACCCTCACTCCCGAGCAGGTCGACAGCTACCGCACCAACGGTTTCCTGCACGTGCCGCAGGTGCTGAGCCCTGAGGAGGTCGAAACCTATCGGGAGGCGGCCGCTGTCGCCTACGACCAGCTGACATCGCTCGACCCGAGCAACACCATGTTCCGCCAGATCGTCCAGGTGTGGAAGTCCGACCCGACGCTGCGCGAGCTGGTGCTGCACAACGGTCTCGCCGCCATCGCCACCCAGCTGGCCGGCATCCCGCTTCGGCTGTGGCATGACCAGCTGTTGATCAAGAAGCCGCACAACCAGACACCGACCGAGTTCCACCAGGACGCGCCCTACTGGCCGCATGCGAACGCCAGGCACCAGCTGTCAGCCTGGATCGCCCTGGTGGACGTGCCGGTGGAGCGTGGTTGCATGACGTTCATCCCCGGCAGCCACAAGCGCACGGACCTCCGCGCCATCGACCTCACCGACAGCAGGGACCTCTTCACTGTCGCCCCTGACCTGGTCTACGAACCTCGGGTCACCGTGCCACTGCGCGCCGGTGACTGCACATTCCACAACGGCTACCTGGCACACACGGCCAATTCGAACGACACCGACGAGTTCCGTTATGCACTGGTCAACATCTATGTCGACGCCGCTGCGACGTACAACGGCAAGAAGCACGTGTGCACCGATCCCTTCGACCTGGAGGTCGGTCGGCCGCTGCCCGACGACGAGTTCCCCCCGCTGCCCCGCTGACCACTGCGCTCCGGGCCTGTCCACCCGCGCTCCGGGCCTGTCCACCCTCCGCGCTCTGAGCCTGTCGAAGAGCCCTCCACCCGGAGCCCTTCGACAAGCTCAGGGCGCCTCAGCAGCACCGCTCTGGGCGCGGCTGGGGCAGGTCACCTGGAGCTGCGGACGTGGGCGCCCGACGAGGTGAGGTAGTCGGGCTGCAGCTCCGTGCCGAGGCCGGTGCCGGTCGGCGGGTGGAGGTGTCCCTCGGCCACGGTCGGCAGGTTGGTGGCGATGTCGCCGTACCAGCCGCGGAGCGACGCCCGGACCGTCTCCTGCAGCAGCGCGTTCGGCGCCGACAGCGACAGGTGGGTGGCGGCAGCGAGCGAGATCGGGCCGGTGCAGTCGTGCGGGGCGATCGCCCGCCCAGCCGTCGCCGCCACAGCGGCGATCGCGATGGCCTCAGTGAAACCGCCGCACCAGGTGACGTCGAGCGTCACCACATCCAGCGGCCCACCCGAGCCGATCAAGGGCAGGAAGGTGCCCACCGAGGCGACCGTTTCGCCGGCCGCGAGCATGGTGCCTGCTGCGGCGATGGTGTCGGTCAGGGAGGCCAACCCGTGGTCGATGTCGGCGCGCACCGGATCCTCGACCCAGTACGGCTGGAAGTCCGCCAGTGCGCGGATGATCTTGCGTGCCATCGGGACGTTCCAGAGCGCATGCAGCTCGATCATGACGTCCATCTCGGTACCCACGGCGTCGCGGATCTGCCTGATCGGCGACAAGGCCCGCTGCAGCTCGGCCGCGGTGATGGAGGTGCCGTTGCTCGCCTCGGCGTAGCTGTCGAAGGGCCAGATCTTCATCCCGGTGAGCCCCTCGGCCAGCAGCTCCTCGGCCAGCGAGCCGGCGTCGGTGAGGAAGCGCTGCAGGTCCTCGTAGTTGCCCGACTGCGCGTCCAGCCCCCAGTTGCGGGTGGACTGACCGTGTCGACGCACGTAGTGACTGCCGGCACAGGTGTTGTAGGTCCGGATCGAGCTCCGGGTCAGCCCGCCCAGCGAGTCGTAGAGGGGGACGCCGGCGGCCCTGGCCCGGATGTCCCACAGGGCGATGTCGATAGCCGACCGGGCGCGGGTCTCCGCCCCCGACCCTGTGTAGCCGACGTAGCCCTGCAGCGTCCGGTTGTGGGCGTTGATCCGCAGTGGGTCCGCACCCAGCAGCAGCGGCGCCGCCACCGCGTGGATCTGGGCCTCCACCGCCTCGGCGCCGTAGAACGTCTCGCCGGTGCCGACCACCCCGTCGTCGGTGTGCACCAGGACGTGCAGCAGGTTGGGGAAGTCCTCGTGCTGCACGGTGTCGATGCGGTCGATCTTCATGACAGCGTCCCTTCGGTGTGGTGTTCCTGAAACTCGGAGACGGCGTCGCTGACAACGTCCTCGATCACGATGTCCCGCCCATAGGAGCGGCGCAGCACGTCGGCAGCCATGATCTTGAGGCTCTGGTCGAGGTCGCTGCCGTAGGTGCGCTCGGCCAGGTGGATGTGGCTCGACATCTCCGCTACCGCCTTATCGACATCGCGGGCCCTGAGAGCATCGAGGATGCGGGCATGGTGGGGAGTGCCCCGCTTCGCCGTCTTGGCATCGCCCAGCGAGCGCAGCATCACCTCGAACACCAGCGTGCTGACCGAGCCGAACATCAGCTCCAGCACGGCGTTCTTGGAGGCACGGGCGATCAACGCATGGAAGGCGATGTCGGCTCGGGCGCGCGCCAGCAGGTCCGGCGCCCGGTCGAAGGCGGCGAGCGCGCGCTCGATCGACTCGAGATCCTGGGCCGTGGCCCGGGTGGCGGCGAGCATCACGGTCTGGCGTTCCAGGGTGGCCCTGGCCTCGATCAGCTCGCGCGGCGTGGCGTCGCGCACCAGCCTGGACTGCTGCACCACCCGGGCGACGTCGGCGGCGCTGGTGTCGCGGACGAAGGCTCCACGACCCGGAACGATGTCGATCCTGCCACGCTGCTGCAGTCCGCTCAGCACCTCGCGCAGGAACGGCCGGGAAACCCGGTAGCGCTCGCAGAGCACCCGCTCAGATGGCAGCGCCGCACCGGCCGTCACCGAGCCGGCCAGGAACTCCGACTCGATCTCACGGCTCAGCGCCTCCTTCGACCAGATCCGCGACGGGGGTCCCGCTGTCGGCGCCATCAGGAGGTCTCCTCCGGGTCGAGTGGGTACAGGCTGGCCCCGCCGTCGACCAGCAGCGTCGCGCCGGTCATGTAGGACGAGAGGTCGGAGCACAGGAACAGCAGTGACGAGGCGACCGACTCCACCGGCTGCAGCCTGCCCAGCGGGATCGCACGCCCGGCACGGCGGCGGTAGTCGGGCTCGGTGTCCCACTGCTTCCGGGCCATCCCGGCGTCCACGATGCCCGGGGCCAGCACGTTGGCCCGGATCCCGATCGGGGCGAACTCGCGGGCGAACGAACGGGCCATCGCCCGCAGTGCCGCCTTGCTCGCCGCGTACGGGCCGACGCCCGGCCAGGGCACATCGGCCACCCACGAGCCGACGAAGACGAGGTTGCCGGGCTGACCCAGGGCCGACCAGCGCCGGACCGCCGCCTGTGCGGTGGCGAAGGCCCGCTCCACGTTCAGGGCGAACACGTCGCGGACGTCGGCCGGCGTCTGCTCCAGCAGTGGCGCGCTGTGCACGCGGCCGGCCAGCAGCACGACATCGGTCAGGCCGCCGGCCAGCTCCGCCGCCCGCTCGACGATCTCGTCCGCGGCCTCAGCCGTCTCCGCATCCCGGGCGATGTAGCCGGCCAGCCGGTCCAGCTCGGCCGGTGGCACGCTCTGCTCCGGCAGGATGTCGTTCACCACGACCCGCCCGCCCGCCTCGACCAGCGCCGCGCAGCAGGGGCCGCCCAGTGCGCCCAACCCGCCGGTGATCAACACCGACCGTCCCGATGCCAGACTCATCCGGCCCTCCTCGTCTTCGGACATGTCGCTCTCATCTTCGACCCGATCCGGCCCGCTTCTCATGTCGGCCGCTGGTGATGACGTCGCCGCTGCTACGTCAGAGCGATAGCGCGCACCTGCAGCGGCGCCAGATCGACAGCCAGCGTCGCAGCAGCATCCCCGCCGGCCGCCGTCAGGGTCTCCGCTACGTACAGATCCCGCAGCTCGAGGTCCTGACCACCGGCGCTGACCAGGGTGGTCGGGATGCGACAGGTGACTGTCAGGGAGTCGGTCGAAAGGTTGACCAGCACCAGGGTGGCGTCCGTGCCGGAGCGGCGGGTGACCGCATAGACAGCATCGTTGTCGACCGTGACGCTGGTGTAGTCGGAGACTCCACCGGCCAGCTCAGGACGCTCGTCCCGGAGCCTGGCGATGGTGACCAGGTCCTGCTCGATCCCCTGCTCGCCACCGACGAACATCATGAACGGGTCCCCGCTGAGCGCGAACACGCCGGTCAGTGCCCGGGTCGCCCCGACCCCGAACTGCTCCCGCATCCACTTGCCGCCCGGCAGCGGCCACCAGAAGGTGTCGTGCGAGTCGATGTGGTGAGCAGTGATCGAGCCCGCCGGCAGCAGCGCGTCACGGTTGGCGAGCCACTGGCCGAGCTCGCGGCCGTTGCGCACCTCCTGGTTGTCGACGGACTGGTCGGCGTTCATCACGGCGGCGAACAGCCACTGCTCGTCGTAGTTGTAGTTGACGTCCATGTCCTCGCGCAGCAACACCCCGGACGGCTCGGTGTAGAGCATCACGTCCGGCTTGACCGCCTTCAGCGCCCGGCGCAGATGCCGGAACAGCACCAGGCAGCCGAGCATGGAGGTGCCGGCATGGGTCCGGCTCCGCTCGGACCAGTTGGCGAAGTAGTTGTAGGTCGGCGCGTCGAAGCGGTAACCGTCGATGTCCAGCCGCTCCACCAGCGCGACCGCACTGTCGATGAAGTACTGCTGCCAGCCGGGGTGAGCGTTGTCGAAGGCCTTGGTGTAGACGCCGATGATCTCGCCCGCGGAGTCGCGGCAGAACCACTCCGGATGCTCGTCCGCCAGCTGGTGCCGGGCGGCGGAGCCGCCACTCCAGTACGGCTCGAAGTCCACGATGTGCCGGCTGTACGCCACCAGGTAGGACTCCCCGTCGTCCTGCCACAGCGGAGGTGTCTTCTCGTCCAGCCGGGCGAAGTACGGGCCGTTGCGTACGCCGTCGGCGGCATGGGCCACCGCCTCCTTGTCGACGACACCGTGCAGCAGGATGTCCAGGATCACCCGCATGCCACGCTGGTGACATTGCCGGACGAGCTC is a window from the Microlunatus panaciterrae genome containing:
- a CDS encoding copper-translocating P-type ATPase, with translation MNAQHEQLAAHGQHQHHDHADHVAQFRRLFWVMLVLAVPVVFLNPMFAALVGYPLPANAALDWIAPILGSGIFLVGGRPFLAGALEELRNRRPGMMLLISLAITVAFVSSWGASLGMLHHELNFWWELALLVVIMLLGHWIEMRALAQTTSALDSLAALLPDEAEKLDGDELITVAPADLQLGDVVVIRPGGRVPADGEIVEGSAEVDESMISGESLPVHRGRGDTVVAGTVSTDSALRVRVTAVGDATALAGIQRLVAQAQSSSSRAQRLADRAAAWLFWYALVAAAVTLTVWLLVGSPESALIRTITVLVIACPHALGLAIPLVVAISTERAAKAGVLIKDRMALEQMRTVGAVLFDKTGTLTKGEPAVTRVATSEGWDPDRLLAVAAAVESDSEHPLARAIVAEATRRRLAIPKAEDFSARAGLGVRASVEGSTYRIGGPRLLESADLAPLPDSERWKADGAIILHLLEEDRVVGALGLADEVREESRQAVRQLHQRGLQVAMITGDAEQVARAVAAELDIDLVFAQVRPEDKGAKVAELQRSGTTVAMVGDGVNDAPALAQADVGIAIGAGTDVAIASAGVVLASDDPRSVLSVLDLSHASYRKMKQNLWWAAGYNLVAVPLAAGVLAPVGFVLPMAVGAMLMSLSTVVVALNAQWLRRLDLRLGRTDAPARAASGAREERRPVEGVHR
- a CDS encoding Gfo/Idh/MocA family protein, which gives rise to MKIGVVGTGQFAGSFIALWQLHPDVEAVYATDVLPERAEQHRQKYNMAGTFADLDELLASDVDSVAVMTQRWSHGEHVLKALDAGKNVYSAVPMSMRQDEIEKIIAKVEETGLIYMMGETSYYNPAVVWARERIAAGDFGRVFYSEGDYVHDMDNGFYAAYQYSGGEDWKKTASYPPMLYPTHAVGGVLGAVPSHAVSVSCIGVVDDRGDGVFDKEVSMFNNDFSNMSAHFELADGGIMRTNEFRRVGHPGGIHESRFRFYGTDAVMEQTSTGAAYSDRTGIRDISDLFHTTEGQAASDPDDLAGIDPALVHSFRSGTAKVHDRSRLPKEFEGAKNGHEGSHHFLADDFVRAVTTGKQPPVNAWTAARFTMPGIIAMESALQGGVRLPIPDYGPGPQ
- a CDS encoding helix-turn-helix transcriptional regulator; amino-acid sequence: MRLDLVSGAGAIVDLAGRLESCEVDGFGVDFLSWGFFRPVYWRNYSHTHSFFEVCLGYAGEGSFAVADQHHDVGAGSVFLARPGDVHEIISSRSDPLGIAFWGFTCTPQRGSSPSQPGWWSGLTRTDRPLVSVDTGTLSAVVAALADEARSPRSGHQPMLQALGAALVIQTARAFTAEDDLEVDRTRSDRRSFVVAAMERYLLDNLSRPITVRDVAAEVHLSERHAERLFSQQTGVSVMATLRRLRLERAAQLLLDSSSTVTEVARRCGYPEVRPFSTAFRRQYGQPPLTFRANGGTLHLG
- a CDS encoding phytanoyl-CoA dioxygenase family protein codes for the protein MTTLATSQLEQYALEYQQQGFVLAKGLLSKKEAADYRTHSHDLLTMLNRNDDPTWGAAAEVAMGQATQLKHLHDAQFYDAAYSRLLVDPRFTDVASAVLGVPNVQLHHTKLFVKPPENGSPFPLHQDHPFFPHTYHRVAAAIFHFDDAPLEKGCVRIVPGSHLAGPREHDPAGSFHLTDVPFSDSVPQPAEAGDVLFFSYLTVHGSGVNVSNEARTTWLVQFRDPADPPLTDAHNHSLGQGMMLAGIDPTGRRGNV
- a CDS encoding helix-turn-helix transcriptional regulator, with the translated sequence MDKFTRTEVFGAAGYPVAADRYRVDGEVPTHSHDFLELAVLGSGAAVHVTRAGRQQLKPGTVLVMRPGAWHGYTDCVRADIINVYLGPELLRRELIWLLDFPDLARFLLQGGTSVDQLGADALARTVGWLAELQRRPAEPGAASVIVALGLLGCALGELAGLTFSSGRHAAAISPIVRRAIQLMTDDPAAAWSMPVLATQLNVSVSHLHRRFTAQLGASPMAWLAKVRAELAAVLLIQTDRTVTDIGQRVGWPDANYASRRFRQAYGISPTSYRARFRASV
- a CDS encoding phytanoyl-CoA dioxygenase family protein, giving the protein MTTTSVPTITLTPEQVDSYRTNGFLHVPQVLSPEEVETYREAAAVAYDQLTSLDPSNTMFRQIVQVWKSDPTLRELVLHNGLAAIATQLAGIPLRLWHDQLLIKKPHNQTPTEFHQDAPYWPHANARHQLSAWIALVDVPVERGCMTFIPGSHKRTDLRAIDLTDSRDLFTVAPDLVYEPRVTVPLRAGDCTFHNGYLAHTANSNDTDEFRYALVNIYVDAAATYNGKKHVCTDPFDLEVGRPLPDDEFPPLPR
- a CDS encoding mandelate racemase/muconate lactonizing enzyme family protein, producing MKIDRIDTVQHEDFPNLLHVLVHTDDGVVGTGETFYGAEAVEAQIHAVAAPLLLGADPLRINAHNRTLQGYVGYTGSGAETRARSAIDIALWDIRARAAGVPLYDSLGGLTRSSIRTYNTCAGSHYVRRHGQSTRNWGLDAQSGNYEDLQRFLTDAGSLAEELLAEGLTGMKIWPFDSYAEASNGTSITAAELQRALSPIRQIRDAVGTEMDVMIELHALWNVPMARKIIRALADFQPYWVEDPVRADIDHGLASLTDTIAAAGTMLAAGETVASVGTFLPLIGSGGPLDVVTLDVTWCGGFTEAIAIAAVAATAGRAIAPHDCTGPISLAAATHLSLSAPNALLQETVRASLRGWYGDIATNLPTVAEGHLHPPTGTGLGTELQPDYLTSSGAHVRSSR
- a CDS encoding FadR/GntR family transcriptional regulator; the encoded protein is MAPTAGPPSRIWSKEALSREIESEFLAGSVTAGAALPSERVLCERYRVSRPFLREVLSGLQQRGRIDIVPGRGAFVRDTSAADVARVVQQSRLVRDATPRELIEARATLERQTVMLAATRATAQDLESIERALAAFDRAPDLLARARADIAFHALIARASKNAVLELMFGSVSTLVFEVMLRSLGDAKTAKRGTPHHARILDALRARDVDKAVAEMSSHIHLAERTYGSDLDQSLKIMAADVLRRSYGRDIVIEDVVSDAVSEFQEHHTEGTLS